The Helicobacter canis genomic sequence GGGTGGCGATAAAGGCGGATTGATGGATAAAGTGGTGGCGGTATTTATGCGATTTGGTGGAGGCATAGAGGATTTTAGAGTGGGTGTCATCATAGATAAGCTGGGAGTCGCCATAAAGGATTTGGGGAGTGATTTGGGGCTGTGTTTGTAGCATACTTTGCGTGCTTTGGTGAGAAAAATAAGCAAAAAACTCCTTTAATGCATTTGGGCTATAAAATCTATCCCCGCAATTCATAAAGTTGCACCACTGCCCTGTGGCAAGCTCTGTGCCTTTATTCATCGCTTCATAGATCCCGCTGTCTTTTTGGCTTAGGAATTTAAAAGTGAGATTTTTCTCTTTATGCGTGGCTTCAAGGTAGAATCCACTTTTTTCATTGTGCGCGTGGGTTGTTTTCGCTACCCCTTTGCCCCTAGAATCCACTTTTGCGCACGCTTGTATATGGCGCATAATCGCTTCTTTTGTGCCATCACTGCTTGCGCCATCGATGATGATGTATTCTAATTGCGGATAGTCTTGTGCGATGACAGAATCCATTGTTTCTATAATATGGGCTATATCATTATAAACAATGGTGATGACAGAAATAAGCGGGGATTGTGCTTGCGTGCTTGTATCCATTATAGTGGGCTTTCTTGATAAATTTGTGCGATTATAGCACAATGGGCGTGCGTTAGGCTAATGTTTGGGGATTGTTGAAGCTTTGAAGAGTTTGGTAAGTTTTTTTGCAATTCTTGCATATATAGATGGCTGATGAAAGGCTATGTGGAAAGCTGTGGTATCTATGGCGTGGGCTTGGGTAGAGTTTGGGTGTATGATGGGGAAAGCTAGCTCATAGCTTGGCATTGTGGCAAATTTAGATTCTCCTGTGGTATGCGTGGCATCATCTCTATTAAATCCAATATTTTTGATCATATTATTCTTAGGATAAATGCAAAGCCCTTTGTGTTTCCATACACTATATGCCAAAGGATAGTCCCAAGTATTTATTTTGCCTTGTGCATAGGCTTTTAAGATTTTATACCAATAGCGTTTTTCTTTAACGGAGTAGAAATTATCAAGCAATCTAAATTCTGCTTCAAAGTCGCTAAATTCTAGTTGATACTTTTGCCACGCTCTAGCCCAGCTAGCCCAGCCCCAAATATGTGGGTATTTAGAAAAAAAGTAGTCTTCTTGCAGCTGTGCCTTTGGGTGCAATGTTTCTACCGAAGTATTTTTAGCAAAATCAAGTCCGCTCCAGCCACTTATCATAAAGACTTTCTGTTCATTGCTATATCGCTCTAATAACTCATCACAGAATCTAAAAAAGCTTATGCTAGGCAAGCAGTCATCTTCTAGGATAATACCCTGCTTTTCTTGCGAGAAAAACCACGATATAGCCGAGCTTACAGCGAGCTTGCAGCCTAAATTTGTATCCAAAAATCGCGTGTGGATTTTACACTCCCAAGTAATATGCTCTATAACGCGTCTGCGCAATAGTGCAGCTTGCGCTAGCTCTTTATCATCTCTAGCACCATCTTGGGCTAGATAGATGACTTTGGGCTGGACTTTGGCAATTTGTGCTAGCACAGCAAGCGTGGTGTCTAGGCGATTGAAAAAGAGTAGCAATACAGCATTTTGACAGCGATAGATAGGGGGCTGCATTATGCTGCCCTACTTGCACACACATTATTACAATAAGCGGTATTTGTGTGTATGAGTGCATAATTTAGATTATATGCTGCCCCCCCCCCTATGAGCTATCACAGATAAGCTTTTTTGCATTATTGTGGAGATTTTTTGTATTTTGTGTGCTATGCGCTTTGTTATAGTTGTTTTGTGAGTTAGCTCAAAATCCCTTATCCTCTGTAGTGCTAAAGTGGATTCTACGATTGTATCAGGGAAGAGAATGGGGAATTTTGTATTGATTTTGGAAGCATTTAAAATATTGCCATTGTCACCGCAATGCACCCCACTTCCATCAAAACCTATTTGCTTGATGTATGAAAGGCTTGGGCAGAGTGTTAGGGCATTGTGCTTATAAGCGATAAGATAATTAAATATCGCCCAAGTTTTTATCTTGCCCTTATGATTGAGCGTAAAGTGGCTAAAGTAGTCAGCCACGCTATCAAGATTGATATAAGCAATATCACTCTTGCTAAAAGAGTTTTTAAAATTCAAAGACATATCGCGCTTAAAATACTGCCATCGATCCCCCCAACTAGCCCAGCCCCAGCAGTGAGGGACTCTCCAAAAGTAGCAATCCCCTAAGCCTTGGGTGTCAATGGGGTATCCCCAGCCTGCTATGCTCCATACTTTTTTTTCATTTGCATAGACTTTAAGGGCAGTATTCATATAGTCTAAAAACACAGGAGAGACAACAATATCATCTTCCAGCACAATAATGGTGCTGTGTTTGTTGATAATGCTTGTAACACCATCGATGATAGAATCCGCTAGCCCGAAATTACGCTCTCGTTGGATTAGGGTGATTGTCTTAAAGTATATGCCATTTTCATTGCTAGCAATGACTTCTTGCAAAAGCTTAGTAACCTCTAGGGCGGAGTCTTTTTGCTCTTGTGGGGCATTTTGCTTAGGTGCATCTTGGTAGATATATAGGTGGCTTTGCTTGGCTAAGAGATTGCCCTTTAGGGCTTCTAGCGTGGCTTTAGTGTGCCGTGGGCGATTGTAGGTAAAAAGCACGATTGGCGCAAGTGTAGAATCCATAAATCCTAAACCTTCTTTAAGTAAGTAAAGAGTGCATTATAGCTATCTAGCCCTTAAACTAGTGTATGTATGCGCGGTATTTATGCTAGCTTTATAACTTTTGACTTACAATGCGCCTTGCAATGCCGCGCTTTGCCTTTGGCTTGGTGGTGGCAGAACAATTATAAAGGACAATGATGAAAAAAGCTTATACCTCGTTTGTTTTAGGGATCACTTTTACTTTGGTGTTAGCAGTGTGTAGTATCGCATTGGCAAAGACTAGCTTCTTTAGTGCGTGGCATATTTCGCCGCTTATTTTGGGGATCGTGCTAAGTATTGTTGTGGCAAGTGTGCTGCGTGGCTTTGGGGTTAGGATCATTGATGAGTGCAGGAGTGGAGTGGATTTTAGCGGTAAAAAGCTTTTGCGCTTGGGGATTATCTTGTATGGGTTTTTTGTCTCTCTAGCAGATATACAGAGCGTGGGGCTTGCGGGCGTGGGCGTGGCAGTAGCTGTGGTAGCTGGGATACTTGTAGCAGGCTTTGTCATAGGGGTGAAAATCTTTAGGCTTGATAGGGAGCTAGCGATTTTGATGAGTGCTGGGTGTGCGATTTGTGGGGCAGCTGCGGTGCTAGCTCTAGAATCCGCCTTGCGTGCTAATGCCCAAAAAAGCGCGATAGCCATAGGCAGTGTGGTGGTATTTGGGCTTTTGGGGATGTTTGCCTACCCGATTGTATATAGTGCTGGGCTTTTGCCCTTTAGTGTCTCGCAAATGGGCTTATATATGGGGGCTAGCTTGTATGAAGTGGCAAATGTCGTGGGAGCAAGTGATGTGCTAGGGCAAGAGGGTGCGAATATCGCTCTTATTGAAAAGATGATCCGCGTGGCTCTGCTGGCTCCTGTGCTGTTTATCGTGCCGTTTTTGTTTGATAGATATGGGCAAGGCAAAAGTGCTAAAAAGCTCTATATCCCCTATTTCGCGCTAGGCTTTGTGGCGGTGGTGATCTTGCACTCTTTTGTCGCGATCCCAGAGGCTATTGTGGGGTTTGCCCAGTTTGCTTGTATGCTGTGCTTGAGTATGGCGATGTGCGCACTTGGCTTGCAGATTGATATAAAAACTATGGGCAGTGCTAAGGGGGTGTTTGGCTTTGGGCTATTGCTTTTTGTGCTTGTGAGTGGGCTGGGGTTTGGCTTGGTGTGGATTCTAGCTTGAGTGAGATTGGGGATCTGCTTGAGTGAATAAGAAGCGGAGATATGAGTGCAAAATAGCATAAAAAAGGCGCATAGAATCTAAAAAGATTCTATGCAAAGATTTTAGAATAACGGAGCTATGGCAAAGCCTAAAGCCACAGCAAATACTATGGCTATAATACCCGGAAGTATGAAGCTGTGGTTAAAGACAAATTTGCCAATGCGAGTAGAGCCGGTATCATCCATTTGCACCGCACCAAGAAGCGTTGGATAAGTAGGAAGCACAAATAACGCTGATACAGCCGCAAAACTTGCTACCAAAATATACGCAGAATCCGCATTTGTAGCAGTGATTCCAAGTGCGGCAATCACCACCGGCATAATCGCCTTAGCCGTAGCTGCTTGTGAGTAAAGCAGCATACTCGCAAAGAAAAGGGCTACTGCTAAAAGTGCGGGATAATCGCCCACAAGCTTACCGGCTAGATCACCGATCTCTGCCTTATAACCATCAACAAAAGTATTGCCAAGCCACGCCACGCCTAAAACGCACACACACGCTGTCATTCCCGCTTTAAATGTGCTTGCATCAAGCAATTTGCCCGTTTCTACCTTGCAGAAAATCACAATCAAAGTCGCAATCATCAGCATAAAGCTCATAATCGCCCCATCGCGTGGCAATCGCACAGGGTCAATGTAGCTTTTCACTATTGCTGATAAGTTTGCCAACATTCCATCTTTTTGTGCGAAATCAGGCAAGATAGTGTTTAGCTCATTCTTGAGCGAATCTAGCTTAGATTCTATAAGCTCAAGGGCTTTTTCATTCTGCTCATTTTTAGCAATGGTAGCAATCTCATCTTTTGCCGTAACAAAGGCATTTTGTAAATTTTGTGTATCACTTGGATTTGCCTTAATCGCAGGGATAGAATCTACATAAGCTTTTTTCAAAGATTCTAGCGGTGCAACAAGGTTTTGCTTTTCTAGCTTTAGTTGCTCACTATCCTTGAACGCTAAAAGTGAAGTTGCTTCATTCTTTATAGAATCTAGCTCAATATCGACATACACAGGGATATTTTTACTTACAGAATCTAGCATAGGCTTGCGCACGACATCTGATATTGAAGTCGCATAAATTACCACGCAAAGCACACCTGCAAGAAATATCCCAACACTTAGCTTCGCACCCTT encodes the following:
- a CDS encoding glycosyltransferase family 2 protein; protein product: MDTSTQAQSPLISVITIVYNDIAHIIETMDSVIAQDYPQLEYIIIDGASSDGTKEAIMRHIQACAKVDSRGKGVAKTTHAHNEKSGFYLEATHKEKNLTFKFLSQKDSGIYEAMNKGTELATGQWCNFMNCGDRFYSPNALKEFFAYFSHQSTQSMLQTQPQITPQILYGDSQLIYDDTHSKILYASTKSHKYRHHFIHQSAFIATPLMQAYRYDTSFKIAGDTDFFAKAYNNGVSFYHIPLVVSSFSLEGVSSHLSWQMFKEDCQIGYKYNRLFPLLHALKYLFWIIPRVCIRELIPARFRSQARILLGKKTS
- a CDS encoding methyltransferase FkbM, whose product is MQPPIYRCQNAVLLLFFNRLDTTLAVLAQIAKVQPKVIYLAQDGARDDKELAQAALLRRRVIEHITWECKIHTRFLDTNLGCKLAVSSAISWFFSQEKQGIILEDDCLPSISFFRFCDELLERYSNEQKVFMISGWSGLDFAKNTSVETLHPKAQLQEDYFFSKYPHIWGWASWARAWQKYQLEFSDFEAEFRLLDNFYSVKEKRYWYKILKAYAQGKINTWDYPLAYSVWKHKGLCIYPKNNMIKNIGFNRDDATHTTGESKFATMPSYELAFPIIHPNSTQAHAIDTTAFHIAFHQPSIYARIAKKLTKLFKASTIPKH
- a CDS encoding sugar transferase — encoded protein: MDSTLAPIVLFTYNRPRHTKATLEALKGNLLAKQSHLYIYQDAPKQNAPQEQKDSALEVTKLLQEVIASNENGIYFKTITLIQRERNFGLADSIIDGVTSIINKHSTIIVLEDDIVVSPVFLDYMNTALKVYANEKKVWSIAGWGYPIDTQGLGDCYFWRVPHCWGWASWGDRWQYFKRDMSLNFKNSFSKSDIAYINLDSVADYFSHFTLNHKGKIKTWAIFNYLIAYKHNALTLCPSLSYIKQIGFDGSGVHCGDNGNILNASKINTKFPILFPDTIVESTLALQRIRDFELTHKTTITKRIAHKIQKISTIMQKSLSVIAHRGGGSI
- a CDS encoding YeiH family protein encodes the protein MKKAYTSFVLGITFTLVLAVCSIALAKTSFFSAWHISPLILGIVLSIVVASVLRGFGVRIIDECRSGVDFSGKKLLRLGIILYGFFVSLADIQSVGLAGVGVAVAVVAGILVAGFVIGVKIFRLDRELAILMSAGCAICGAAAVLALESALRANAQKSAIAIGSVVVFGLLGMFAYPIVYSAGLLPFSVSQMGLYMGASLYEVANVVGASDVLGQEGANIALIEKMIRVALLAPVLFIVPFLFDRYGQGKSAKKLYIPYFALGFVAVVILHSFVAIPEAIVGFAQFACMLCLSMAMCALGLQIDIKTMGSAKGVFGFGLLLFVLVSGLGFGLVWILA
- a CDS encoding anaerobic C4-dicarboxylate transporter, translating into MEMLVLILQVAVLLGAIFIGIRLGGMAIGYAGGFGVVVLCLFLGMKPGAIPWDVILIIMSVIAAIAAMQLAGGLDYMVQVAEKILRKNPKYINYLAPTVTYFLTFLAGTGHTAFSMIPVIVEVAKEQNIKPSAPLSIAVVSSQIAITASPVSAAVVYMTGVLEPLGWSYPTLLLVWLITTFSACMLTAFVVSKFFPLDLSKDPVYQERLKAGLVKPTSGAAHIELKKGAKLSVGIFLAGVLCVVIYATSISDVVRKPMLDSVSKNIPVYVDIELDSIKNEATSLLAFKDSEQLKLEKQNLVAPLESLKKAYVDSIPAIKANPSDTQNLQNAFVTAKDEIATIAKNEQNEKALELIESKLDSLKNELNTILPDFAQKDGMLANLSAIVKSYIDPVRLPRDGAIMSFMLMIATLIVIFCKVETGKLLDASTFKAGMTACVCVLGVAWLGNTFVDGYKAEIGDLAGKLVGDYPALLAVALFFASMLLYSQAATAKAIMPVVIAALGITATNADSAYILVASFAAVSALFVLPTYPTLLGAVQMDDTGSTRIGKFVFNHSFILPGIIAIVFAVALGFAIAPLF